Genomic DNA from Triplophysa rosa linkage group LG6, Trosa_1v2, whole genome shotgun sequence:
TACGAAAAGTATCTTCCAAAACGTCCCCGTCATCAAAAATTCATGCAAAATTGATGCCAGTCTTAGTTCCATAATGCAATCAAGATTTGAGCGGTATCACATTATACATCTGTATTCAGCTGGCCTACATCTGCTTCTGCAGTTATAATTCCGTCGAGAGCCAATTACAGAGGACGCGTGTATAATTCAAGTGTATCCTAATAGACtaattaattttgaattaaatgatgaaaaaaatatgtcatGCATTTCATTACTATAATTGGTCTTTGCTTAGCAAATCTTTTCCTAGTTCTACTCGCCGACAGTGTGTGACAAAGCCAGCGATTTGATTTTCAAACATTGTTGGAGATTTTCCTGCGTATGAATATTACTCTATTGTTGCTGTTCGATAACAGGAATGTGGCAAAACATCCGACATCCCACCGGAGGAGTTCAGACTGGTTTGAAGAAGTGCTAATTCGTTAACTGAAGAACTCACATTTAacttcaaaaacaaataaacaagttTTTCACTGGCAAGAAACCAACTTAATAAAGCTGCACTCACAATTCAGACAATGTCTCTAAAAATCACGCAAACAACTCAAAAGTAAGCTTCTAGTGAACAAACTTGAAACGTTACACTACTTTGGGATCAATGAGAAATAAAGTTTGAGTTCATGTGCGTGTCTACAGTATGACATGGTATATACAGTAGTGGTCATAAGTGATGTTCAACTTTGAAAAAAAAGACATCTTTgccttttatttaaatacattatagATGTCTGATGTGATGAACTAAAATCCACTAAGGCGCCTGTGTGACCCTGAGAGGAAACAGACTTTCACACATCCACTTAAAATCACCTTGACAACAGACGCTTTTATGTCACTGGACAAATGGCTCTGAATTTCACATGTCTGGCAATGTCCATCAAGGCGTGTGAATATACGGGCAATGGTCACGCACAattgtttttcatcatttctGTCATACCTGtacgagtttctttcttcacgtccaaaaagaagatattttgaagaatgtttataaccaaacaatactgaaccccattgacttccattttatgaacacaaaaccactgagacatttgtcaaaatatcttcttttccactgaagagaaaaagtcatatacagatttacaaccacatgagagaataaatgaattatgatttttggatgaatttATGAGCCCCTTAACATCCAAATGGCCCATGAAGATGTTTTCTCTGTTTCTTGTATATTAAAGCAGCTTTGTAGTTAATTATgcagatattttaagaaaaaaccCAGAAACTATGAAGGCATATTGAAAGAGGAACAGATGAGGAATCTGACGCATCTCCTGCCAAACAGTTTCTTTTCTTGATTACAGTTAAACATCTTTATAGCACAACAGATGGCCCGGGCTTGTTAGCACTCAGTAATACTCTTAGGCCCAGCAAACACATCTTAATCAAGCTGTGATCTTTCTGTAATCACACATCTTACTGGCAAACACTCTCCGTCTAATCCTGAAAATGTGTGCTGTCTGAAACGGTCATATATTCACAAGCAGAACAATATCCATTCTTCCAGAAACTACATATACGCCTCTAAATCAACTGTCACAATACGGCTTGACTAATATGAGCCAGTGcgtgttgacattttattcattttattttcaggttcaGATTTCGATGCCCTTTGACCTACAGACATTGACGAGAAACACGGACCTCAAGATTTAATGTGGGGGTGACAGATGCATGAGATGAAGAGCTAAAGCTCAAGATGAGTTTTAGAAGCCTCTTAACAGCAAATGACTAATTTCATCTAATTGATGGTGTTAACTGTCAAACTATGTCAAATCTGGGATTTAGACACCCTGTCATCCCGGCTAAGAGTTTAACTTGTGTTGTTGTCTCGtaaaaataaagacataaaacagtaacaataaacaacagaGAAGAACTGGAGGCTGAACATTGAGGAGAGATTCATCTGTTTCCAAAGATTTTGTTAACCAGTCTTGAGGGAACTGACGATAACGTTAGagaaacaacagacacacaatgACAGAGGCATTattaatattgagaaaatattcattttttctaGATACTTCGAGACTTGCTTAGTGTTGCTCTTCAaagacagtcagacagacagacatatagacagacagatagtcGGACGGATGGACGACCGACCAACAGactagatggatggatggatagacaggatagacagatagatagatttaATATAGCTGCTTTAATATACAAGAAACAGAGAAAACATCTTCATGGGCCACGGGAATGTTAAGGGGATCAAaaattcatccaaaaatcataattcatttattctctctcatgtggttgtaaatctgtatgtgactttTTCTCTTCAGTggaaaagaacatattttgagaaatgtctcagtggttttgtgttcataaaatgGATAGATAGACacgatggatggatggatggatggatggatggatggaagatggatggatggatggatggatggatggatggatagaagatggatggatggatggatggatggatggatggatggatggatggatggatagaagatggatggatggatggatggatggatggatggatggaagatggatggatggatggatggatggatggatggatggatggatggatggatggatggatggatggatggatggatggatggatggatggatggatggatggatggatggatggatggatggatggatggatggatggatggatggatggatggatggatggatggatggatggatggatggatggatggatggatggatggatggatggatggatggatggatggatggatggatggatggatggatggatggatggatggatggatggatggatggatggatggatggatggatggatggatggatggatggatggatggatggatggatggatggatggatggatggatggatggatggatggatggatggatggatggatggatggatggatggatggatggatggatggatggatggatggatggatggatggatggatggatggatggatggatggatggatggatggatggatggatggatggatggatggatggatggatggatggatggatggatggatggatggatggatggatggatggatggatggatggatggatggatggatggatggatggatggatggatggatggatggatggatggatggatggatggatggatggatggatggatggatggatggatggatggatggatggatggatggatggatggatggatggatggatggatggatggatggatggatggatggatggatggatggatggatggatggatggatggatggatggatggatggatggatggatggatggatggatggatggatggatggatggatagaagatggatggatggatggatagaagatggatggatggatggatggatggatagaaggatggatggatggatggattttTCTGCTCTACATTAAAAAGCTAAAATTTGACTCCTCACGAGCTGGaccttaaaggagacatcagatgaaaaccccactttttctgtgtttaagtgctataatcgggtccccggtgcatctagcaacccagaaaacgtgaaagataagaacccagtaagtttgttttgctgTGCCTTTCCCTGCGAGCATGTGataaatcgagccgttcagatttcgctccgattgtgacgtccaaagcggattttattataatgttaccgccccttaatctacattCCTTCTCAAAAGGAAAGTTTCAGCTCATTCACGTGGAAATCAAGATAAAGGACATCAACGATCACGCGCCTTGGTTTGCGCGCAACGAGACGCACATGGAGATATCAGAGGATGCGCCTTTGAGCGCGCGGTTTCCCCTGGACATCGCAGTGGACCGGGACGTCGGAGACAACTATATCCAAAGTTACCAAATTACGCACACGAATCATTTCGCCGTTAAGGTCATGCAGGAGGACGGGACCAAATATGTCGAACTCGTGATGATCAAAACACTTGACCGGGAAACAGAAGAGTTTTACACCATCGAGGTaacccttaatctacacagttccacccaccgcgctccgccattgttgttttcacaagcgacagcggtgtacgtgacgccatggctaaagttcgtggacaacatgcaatgtagtcgctgcacagagtccaaacctaggaagagacaggagtggatttatttaatttttagtgatttttttgtctccggacgaatgatttgagacgtttaagacgaaactaaccgcagaggaattcatgaaatatcatttagctaaaccattgccatggcagtactacacttgtgttgtgttgacacgccggacagaagggggtggggttcgctgtaactcattatcatttaaagagacatacaccaaaacgggttgctgtgagcagagctgtttttgacgaggcaagaagggttttgtttacacagccattgagtgtttttaagcaaaatatgttccagacatttcataaagaccctaataaatcataccaacttgttgaaagtgctcgtctgaggagacctctAACATCAGTGTCACAGAGTTCCTGAACTACTTACTGTTGAGAGATCAGACGCTGTTAAATGGAATTAAGTTAATGTCCTGGATTACTCACAGCACTTTGTGTTGCATTAATCTGATATCAAGCCACAGATTTCAACACTTTACACTGTATATGCATGTAAAGTATTAAAAGCAGAGTTCAGCACACGCTAAATCATGTACACACTATTCTATTCTTTTTGGTCTAACCTAACCCTGAACTGAACTAGAGCTCAactatacatattttattttcgtCAACCACTGATCACAGTGTTAGACACAGAAGATAGATGTAAAGGTTTAAAGGGAACAGAACACAGACCTTTGACTCAGACAGagatgtgtatatgtgtgtgaagTGGTTCATTTGTCAGCTGGACCATTTGTCAAATGGTCTGTGTCCTGAGATAAACCAATTAGCACGAACGAGACACTTGACAGCGCGTCACATGTCACACCTAACAATCCACACGGCCGCTGAgagcaaacaaaaaacaactcatTCTTCAAAGGGTTAACACCTTTATCTCTGCAGTCTCCTCATTTGATGGAGACCAATCGATGGTTCTGTTAAGACCCTCAATACGCTTCTTTACATTGATCTTagtaaataattaagaaaagtGTTCAGAAAACAAACCCTGATCACTTTACATTTGGCTGACACTCACAAATCAATTCCTGTGCACATACCGAAACTGTGTTTTATTCAGGTTAGCTGAGAATGTAATTCAAAAAAGCTACGGTGCATTTAAGGCATACATTTGATccatttgtgtgttttctgggaATCTAATCCACAACCTTTGTGCTGCCAGTGTAACGGTCTACCAACTGAGATACAGAAACTGTAGAAAAAACAATtaccaaaaaaacaaatttgttaAAAAACTTATTTTGAGAACTTCGTTTGCACATATAGAGCACATAGTTTGGTTTcattcaaatgaaaatgaacatccacatgaataaaaacatgatttcgaCAGAAGTCTTAATAATTGTtcgtacagtatttttttttacaaaactaatTCTTCCAAtcaaaagattttaacaacTTTAGCAAAGCGTGTCTAGACTTAACGGTACTGTCTGACATGAAACAACAGGGTGTTTTATGGGCATCTGACAGGGTGTGAAGCAGTCTGTGACCCAATAGGGAGCCATGTCCGAGGCTTTTGGGAGAGCTGTGGAAGTTCATTGGTCAGCTGATGGGTCAATTTAAATACACCAGGACCCATATCAGACGAGAGCTGATAACCTCAGACAGAACTGCAAACAATAGTGATGACCACAGCAACACGAGATTCTGGTATTCAATATACCATTTGAGTGCatcatttatttgaattgtAAACATGAAGTCCTATTGCAGCTGTGTTATATTTGCGTGCGTCATTTACAAAAGCTTTTGTACAACCACGAAATACTTCACCTTCGAGGAAGACGCGCCTGGCACAGAGATTGGAAACCTTTCACAGGATTTAAAAATGGACCCGGCTGAGGACCCCGAGACATCGTTCAAATTCATGCAGAAGACAAACCCGTCCGTAATTCACATGAGACAGATGGACGGGCTCTTAACAGTCGGAGAAACCATCGATCGAGAGCTGCTGTGCCACCGGTCCCCGCAGTGTCTCGTAACTTTTGATGTCGTCGCCTTCTCAAAAGGAAAGTTTCAGCTCATTCATGTGGAAATCGAGATAAAGGACATCAACGATCACGCGCCTTGGTTTGCGCGCAACGAGACGCACATGGAGATATCAGAGGATGCGCCTTTGCGCGCGCGGTTTCCCCTGGACATCGCAGTGGACCGGGACGTCGGAGACAACTATATCCAAAGTTACCAAATTACGCACACGAATCATTTCGCCGTTGAGGTCAGCACGCAGGAGGACGGGACCAAATACGCCGAACTCGTGATGATCAAAACACTTGACCGGGAAACAGAAGAGTTTTACACCATCGAGGTAACCGCAACAGATGGAGGGGCTCCACCAAAATCTGGGTCTACCACCGTTTACATACGAGTGCTGGACTTTAACGATAACAGCCCTACATTTGAACACAGCTCGCTCAAAGTGGAGCTGAACGAAGATTCACCCGTCGGTTCCCGTGTGCTGAAAGTTCACGCGTTCGACTCCGATGCCGGGATTAACGGGGAAGTTGTTTACGGGTTTGTCGAAGGCTCCCCGTCGGACGTTACACGCGTCTTCCAGATCGATCTCATCTCTGGGGAGGTGACTCTTAAAGACGCGGTCGATTACGAGAAAAAGAAGTCGTACGAGTTTCACATCCAGGCCTCCGATTTGGGCACCAGTTCTGTTTCGTCTACGTGTCGGGCCATTGTAGACATCGTTGATGTGAACGACAACGCGCCAGAGATCAGCATTAAGCCCATGACCTCCACGAGTGACGGGGTGGCCTTCATCACCGAGGCCGCGGCCGTGGAGAGCTTCGTGGCTCTGGTGAGCACCTCGGACAGCGACTCTGGACCCAACGGTTACGTGCGCACGAGTCTGCGCGGACACGAGCATTTTAAATTGCAACAGGCATACAGCGACACATTTATGATCGTTACGACCGCCACTTTGGACAGGGAAACTATTTCAGAGTACAATCTCACAGTGGTGGCCGAGGATTTGGGAACGCCGCCTTTTAAAACCGTTACGCATTATACGATACGCATCACGGATGAGAACGACAATGCACCGGTGTTCAGCAAAGACATTTACGATGTATCAGTGATAGAGAACAACATCCCGGGGTCGTACATAACCACAGTTGTTGCGAGGGATCTCGACACTGGGAAAAATGGAAAGGTGTCATACAGCCTTGTTGACGGCAAAACGCGCGATGGTGCCGCGCTATCGACGTTTGTGTCCATAGACCCTGTCTCTGGATCTCTCTACACTCTGAGATCGTTCAACTTTGAGGCTTTTAAAGAAGTCCAGTTTACTGTTAAAGCCACTGACAAAGGTTCCCTGCCACTATCCAGCACTGCTTTAGTAAGAATCCACGTGGTGGATGAAAATGACAACTCcccatattttacatatccagtCTTGAGGAATCATACAGCTGACATTCCAATACCCCTGAACGCCCAGCGTGGTTACCTGGCTTTATGTGTGACCGCGCTAGATGAAGACAATGGTGACAACAGTGAACTGAGTTTCCATATTCTTGAGAACGACGCACAACTTTTCTTCATGGATAAAAAGAGTGGGGAAATTATTTTGCGCCAAAGTCTGACAGCATCATGTGGGGAAGTTCTGCAGGTCAGGGTTTCTGTTGTGGACAACGGCAGAGAGCCTCTATCCACCACGGCCACTATCCGGTTTGTGGTGACGGACACTGGCTCCCAGGAGGACCACGTGGTTATTTTACTCCGGTCTAAGGATGAAGAGACCCTAAGCTTTGATGTTGGGATGGTGGTTATCCTTGCTACAGCAGGGGGGTGCGCGCTGTTGCTGACAGCCATTGGCATCCTAGCGGTGACCTGCAACAGAAGATGCAGACGGAGAAACTACGGGAGAGACGGTCTGTACGGGTCGAGCCCTTTTTCTAAAAGCAACACTGTCACCTCAGATATATACGGTGGCCCTGGTGCCTTTCTGCCTCATGAAGGAGATTCAGTACACCACTGTCTTTATGaagacaagagcctggactttGAGGAAAAGGTGAGCGATTCAGGTTGGAAAAGTTCTTCATTCAAAGCTTTTCTTTAAGACGTCATTTTAActgtaatgttttgtttcaCAGCTGTTCCTGCCATGCAAACCCTTTGAGCAAACATTTCTATGGCAAGATGAAAAATACTGTCTACAGAGGAGGTAAGAACGGTTCAAACGCAAAAGAGTTTGGAGATCAATAAAGTACAGCGAAGTCCAAAAGTCACCAGTAGTCCAGTTTTCTAATTAAATAGTAATTACAGTGAGTAATGCACACACATTTAAGGCTGTCTTTGGTTATTTTTCACGCTGGTATAAAGCATCTTCTGGTTCTGACCCAGTGGTCACCGATTTGCTTCCATATGATTAGTGACCCAGAAATAAATCCCAACAATCTCACATTTTCAATGCGCTcttaaggccattgcacattgagttcGAAATTTGCgtacgttaaaaaataaatacgacctcacgttgtgtcaatcacatttacacactgtctCCGATactttcgtccgtcataaaaaaattcggattGGGTTTGGTTTTCTGCGTTTTCCGCATCcttagcaagcattttgagaggcgttttgaccattcagagacaccgtacaaacgagcgccaaatacgaaaaaaacgctgtatgtgcaaagacctttagtctTCCGGACTCCTctctagttttgttttacgtGAACTAAAGGTCACTGTTACGTCTATGAAGCCCATTGGACTAGTAAATGTTTTCTCGGtcacacaaaatataaatactaCAAAATCTACTGTAAATAGGTCACTTTTGCTTCCGTTGCAAGCAAAGtggaaacatttttataaaaggcCGGACGCATAAGAGATGCGATGACACATTACTCACGTCTCAGTGAATGTGCAGAGGAATATCAATAAACACTGGGAATCTACTCAACGGTCACTAACAGCTTTGATTCTACACACAGTGGCACCAGCAACACGGATCAGCTGAGCGTGAAGGACAGCGGCAAAGGAGACAGTGATTTCAATGACAGTGATTCTGACACCAGCGCAGCCGCTCTCAAAAGAAGCCTGACAACATTTCAACCAGTGAGCAGAAGTACGAACAGCTATCCAACACACCACAACATCAGccttttagttttgttttccaATAAAAACCCCTTTACAACAAATAACAAGATATTCATCCTTTttatgcatgaatgtaaaatatgtttctttctttctgaagGCTCATTCACCTGTGTAGGAGACTGGAAAGGCAAACAGCGGGTTATACAGACGCAGAACATGCACGTTCCACCCGGCACGCCCTACACGATAGGTTTTTCTGCTCCGGTTTACAACATGAGCCATGTTCATTCTCATCCCTGGAAAGAaggttttaataaaacaaacacgttACAGACGTTCTCCAGGACTCCAGCGCGGCCTTCAAACCCTCTCCATCCGCTGGAAGGAAGGACCGCTGATGTTGAGGAGCAAACTGAACCCGTGAAGGATGCGCTGACGGTTTTGGCTGTTTGTGAAGTTGCTACAACCTTTTAAATCTTTGATCTTAATATTTGAACTTGAATGACTGAGGACccacacatttatttgtataacaatCATGGCATTACTCGACTGTCTTTTTTGAAATAATCTCTCGAGACATCTTTGAGAATGAGAGCGGCGAAtgtaaaattaagttaatataaatgtgttttctcttgtttgtatatttttaaagacgttttgCTGATTTGCAacacttgtttgttttctttttgtaccacTGATTGCAAAATGATggattttattgaaataattTAGCCAATAATTACAACCCGTTTAGTTTCATTCAGAGCTGTTGCCAAGTTAATAAGATTCTTAAATGAAATGAAGCGTGAATTTGTGAGATACATCGATTTAACCCCATATAATTGACATTTTCTTAGAAAtagtttatgtatttattataaaattctAACAATAAATGACCTACGCTGCCTTTTCTTTTATGACGGAACAGGAATGTCACGCAGAATGGTCACACAAATATACTAACAGAAATCAATCTCGTTCATATGGAATACTAAATGATGCCAAACCCCCTAAAGCAATACCCCATACAGTAGtgtccaaaagtgatgtccgaaGGCCCTATTtctacaatatttgcttttaatgaataaaatatgaggAGTGTGGTACACAATGGTGAAAATACAACTTTATTTGACTAGAAAGGCTACAGGGAATATGGGTTTACTTCtaatatacaaaataatgtaGAAAAACCAAAAAGCAGAGGAAATGAAGCAAACATTGAGCAGATATTATtgatagatttaaaaaaaatcttctggCTCTTGACTCATTaagatttgtgttgtgttgtgccaAACACAACTACTCAACACTCATACATATCTTTTAAGACATGAgttcaatattttatatttgacaaAAATTATCAAACATATTACATTTCCCAAAGTTAGACATCACCTTTTGGCTATCTTTATGAAGTTGCATGTATGTCAACTGATCTTTGGGAACATCTTGCCTCATGACGGGATTAAGAAGGATCAAACAATGCATACACATGTGTGTGTTAAATCCTCAAATCCATCCTTAAGAGCTGTGAACATATGGTGCTTTCTGGATTAGCTGCAGCGCAGCAGTCATGTCTCTACAACATGTTCAGAAAGAGGCGTAGAAAGGCTCACAATTAGGAGTATTAGTGGCATTAAAGTGCTTGCTGTGTGAGATTATGTAGAGATTATGCAGGCATCTTGAGAACTAAAGCCTTCTTCCCCCACAACTAATATCATATTGAGATTCATATCCCGGCCACAGAATCTCGCTCAGAGGATGCCTAAAGACACAACTATTACAGTTTTACTAAACTGATCAACAGGGATTCGAAAACACTTGAAGCTGCTTTGAAAACATGAGCATCGTGAAACCGGCTACTTGATTCAGTAAATCCTTCAGTTGCAGTCAGAGAAACAGACATGCCACACCATCACATGTACTGTGCAGATgaacatttatttgactaaaagagttaaacagaaatgaaaattctgtcatcatttgtccattcaatgaaagtcaatgaagTTATTTggttaacaacgttcttcaaaatatcttcatttgtgttctgcagaagaaagaaacttgtacgggtttgacatgacatatttgggcaactgtccctttaagaaaatggGGCCAAATGTCTGTACACTGTAAATAATGTGGTTGGATCTTATTTGGGTTTACAGTCCTGTTCATAGAAAATTCCCATAAAAATGCATAAACTGACTGTGACTGTTCACATTATATGGATATCCATACACAAATCATGCAGGATTACACTTTTATTATAAAGGCTGTGTGTAATTCTAGATGAGGAAAAGCCTACTGCAATAAAAAAGGCTATGACACATTAATCTTATCAGCTCTTTTGTTCTGCATTGTGAATTCCAGAAGAAATATGgacaaaaaatgaatgaataaaacagaaaaaatctcATTTGGCCTAAAGGGATATTCTCACTTCAGCAAAAAAACAAGAGGAACAGCCCGTGAAGCCTTTGTTAGTAATTGCTCATAGCTGATAGGATATGACAGATTTCCAATTGGAT
This window encodes:
- the pcdh8 gene encoding protocadherin-8, which encodes MKSYCSCVIFACVIYKSFCTTTKYFTFEEDAPGTEIGNLSQDLKMDPAEDPETSFKFMQKTNPSVIHMRQMDGLLTVGETIDRELLCHRSPQCLVTFDVVAFSKGKFQLIHVEIEIKDINDHAPWFARNETHMEISEDAPLRARFPLDIAVDRDVGDNYIQSYQITHTNHFAVEVSTQEDGTKYAELVMIKTLDRETEEFYTIEVTATDGGAPPKSGSTTVYIRVLDFNDNSPTFEHSSLKVELNEDSPVGSRVLKVHAFDSDAGINGEVVYGFVEGSPSDVTRVFQIDLISGEVTLKDAVDYEKKKSYEFHIQASDLGTSSVSSTCRAIVDIVDVNDNAPEISIKPMTSTSDGVAFITEAAAVESFVALVSTSDSDSGPNGYVRTSLRGHEHFKLQQAYSDTFMIVTTATLDRETISEYNLTVVAEDLGTPPFKTVTHYTIRITDENDNAPVFSKDIYDVSVIENNIPGSYITTVVARDLDTGKNGKVSYSLVDGKTRDGAALSTFVSIDPVSGSLYTLRSFNFEAFKEVQFTVKATDKGSLPLSSTALVRIHVVDENDNSPYFTYPVLRNHTADIPIPLNAQRGYLALCVTALDEDNGDNSELSFHILENDAQLFFMDKKSGEIILRQSLTASCGEVLQVRVSVVDNGREPLSTTATIRFVVTDTGSQEDHVVILLRSKDEETLSFDVGMVVILATAGGCALLLTAIGILAVTCNRRCRRRNYGRDGLYGSSPFSKSNTVTSDIYGGPGAFLPHEGDSVHHCLYEDKSLDFEEKLFLPCKPFEQTFLWQDEKYCLQRSGTSNTDQLSVKDSGKGDSDFNDSDSDTSAAALKRSLTTFQPVSRSSFTCVGDWKGKQRVIQTQNMHVPPGTPYTIGFSAPVYNMSHVHSHPWKEGFNKTNTLQTFSRTPARPSNPLHPLEGRTADVEEQTEPVKDALTVLAVCEVATTF